Proteins co-encoded in one Streptococcus pyogenes genomic window:
- a CDS encoding DUF3169 family protein, with translation MKKKKNSFLRLLKMSLLSSLAGGIIGGMVGAFLGYHGGRLDHLTFLKDDVINLIILLNRLVVVTDLTLSFVFLTQLKKETAVYNTIEEDDISENGYRQLNKKHAYTMLLIAVASILSMCNVLLGLTLTNDSQHAMLAIPLLDILLLLMVIPFQALAMKRYNAIRGTDVPYFPNLKELKHNIMALDEAELQAYHKTSFESVLSLNGVIIPSLYVILFFVYLFTGQVELTAILVLVLIQLYLLVKSATMTRQFYR, from the coding sequence ATGAAAAAGAAGAAGAATAGTTTTTTACGCTTGTTAAAAATGTCATTGCTATCAAGTTTGGCGGGAGGGATTATAGGTGGCATGGTTGGAGCCTTTTTAGGTTACCATGGAGGGAGATTAGATCATCTCACGTTCCTAAAAGATGATGTGATTAACCTGATTATCTTATTAAATCGTCTAGTAGTTGTCACAGACCTCACACTTTCTTTTGTTTTTTTAACGCAACTGAAAAAAGAGACAGCTGTTTATAACACAATTGAAGAGGATGATATTTCTGAAAATGGTTACCGTCAGCTGAATAAAAAGCATGCTTATACCATGTTATTGATTGCCGTAGCTTCTATTTTATCCATGTGCAATGTGCTACTTGGTCTGACCTTAACTAATGATTCACAGCATGCCATGCTGGCCATTCCGCTTCTGGATATCCTTTTATTATTAATGGTCATTCCTTTTCAAGCTTTAGCCATGAAACGTTACAATGCCATTCGGGGAACCGATGTTCCTTATTTTCCAAATTTGAAAGAATTAAAACATAATATCATGGCTCTAGATGAGGCAGAGTTACAAGCCTATCATAAGACATCGTTTGAAAGTGTGTTGTCATTAAATGGAGTCATCATCCCTTCCTTGTATGTGATTTTATTTTTTGTCTATCTATTCACTGGTCAAGTGGAGTTAACAGCCATCTTAGTTTTGGTGTTAATTCAGCTCTATTTACTCGTTAAGAGTGCAACAATGACCAGACAATTTTACCGTTAG
- a CDS encoding helix-turn-helix transcriptional regulator, whose protein sequence is MEVILKNRLKELRARDGINQTEMAKLAGVSRQTISLIERNEYTPSVIIAMKIAKVFQEPVEEVFRLVEVEE, encoded by the coding sequence ATGGAGGTTATTCTTAAAAATCGGCTCAAAGAATTACGAGCTAGAGATGGAATTAATCAAACGGAAATGGCTAAACTGGCAGGAGTATCGAGGCAGACCATCAGTCTCATTGAGCGTAACGAGTACACCCCATCAGTTATAATTGCCATGAAAATTGCAAAGGTATTTCAGGAACCAGTTGAAGAGGTGTTTCGTCTAGTGGAGGTCGAGGAATGA
- the alaS gene encoding alanine--tRNA ligase, whose product MKELSSAQIRQMWLDFWKSKGHCVEPSANLVPVNDPTLLWINSGVATLKKYFDGSVIPENPRITNAQKSIRTNDIENVGKTARHHTMFEMLGNFSIGDYFRDEAIEWGFELLTSPDWFDFPKDKLYMTYYPDDKDSYNRWIACGVEPSHLVPIEDNFWEIGAGPSGPDTEIFFDRGEDFDPENIGLRLLAEDIENDRYIEIWNIVLSQFNADPAVPRSEYKELPNKNIDTGAGLERLAAVMQGAKTNFETDLFMPIIREVEKLSGKTYDPDGDNMSFKVIADHIRALSFAIGDGALPGNEGRGYVLRRLLRRAVMHGRRLGINETFLYKLVPTVGQIMESYYPEVLEKRDFIEKIVKREEETFARTIDAGSGHLDSLLAQLKAEGKDTLEGKDIFKLYDTYGFPVELTEELAEDAGYKIDHEGFKSAMKEQQDRARAAVVKGGSMGMQNETLAGIVEESRFEYDTYSLESSLSVIIADNERTEAVSEGQALLVFAQTPFYAEMGGQVADTGRIKNDKGDTVAEVVDVQKAPNGQPLHTVNVLASLSVGTNYTLEINKERRLAVEKNHTATHLLHAALHNVIGEHATQAGSLNEEEFLRFDFTHFEAVSNEELRHIEQEVNEQIWNALTITTTETDVETAKEMGAMALFGEKYGKVVRVVQIGNYSVELCGGTHLNNSSEIGLFKIVKEEGIGSGTRRIIAVTGRQAFEAYRNQEDALKEIAATVKAPQLKDAAAKVQALSDSLRDLQKENAELKEKAAAAAAGDVFKDVQEAKGVRFIASQVDVADAGALRTFADNWKQKDYSDVLVLVAAIGEKVNVLVASKTKDVHAGNMIKELAPIVAGRGGGKPDMAMAGGSDASKIAELLAAVAEIV is encoded by the coding sequence ATGAAAGAATTATCGTCTGCACAAATCCGCCAAATGTGGTTGGATTTCTGGAAATCTAAAGGACATTGCGTTGAGCCTTCAGCTAACTTGGTTCCTGTGAACGACCCAACGCTTCTTTGGATCAACTCAGGTGTTGCAACCTTGAAAAAATATTTTGATGGTTCAGTGATTCCAGAAAATCCACGTATTACCAATGCACAAAAATCAATTCGTACTAATGATATTGAAAATGTTGGTAAAACAGCACGTCACCATACTATGTTTGAAATGCTTGGTAACTTCTCAATTGGAGACTATTTCCGTGATGAAGCTATTGAGTGGGGATTTGAACTCTTGACAAGTCCAGACTGGTTTGATTTCCCTAAAGACAAGCTCTACATGACTTATTACCCAGATGACAAGGATTCGTATAACCGTTGGATTGCTTGTGGCGTTGAACCAAGTCACTTGGTGCCGATCGAGGATAACTTCTGGGAAATCGGTGCTGGTCCTTCAGGTCCAGATACGGAGATTTTCTTCGACCGTGGTGAAGATTTCGATCCAGAAAATATCGGACTTCGCCTCTTGGCTGAAGATATCGAAAACGATCGTTACATCGAAATCTGGAACATCGTTCTCTCACAATTCAATGCTGACCCAGCCGTACCACGTTCAGAATACAAAGAATTACCAAACAAAAACATTGATACAGGTGCTGGTCTTGAACGTCTTGCAGCTGTTATGCAAGGGGCAAAAACAAACTTTGAAACTGACCTCTTCATGCCAATCATCCGTGAAGTAGAGAAGTTGTCAGGTAAAACTTACGATCCAGATGGCGACAACATGAGTTTCAAGGTTATCGCTGACCACATCCGTGCGCTTTCATTTGCTATCGGTGATGGTGCGCTTCCTGGAAATGAAGGTCGTGGTTACGTTCTTCGTCGTCTTCTCCGTCGTGCGGTTATGCACGGTCGCCGTCTTGGCATCAACGAAACTTTCCTTTACAAATTGGTTCCGACTGTTGGACAAATCATGGAAAGCTACTACCCAGAAGTGCTTGAAAAACGTGATTTTATCGAGAAAATCGTTAAACGTGAGGAAGAAACATTTGCTCGTACTATCGATGCAGGTAGCGGTCACTTAGATTCATTGCTTGCGCAGCTTAAGGCTGAAGGTAAGGATACTCTTGAAGGTAAAGATATCTTCAAACTTTATGATACTTATGGATTCCCGGTTGAATTGACAGAGGAATTGGCAGAAGATGCAGGCTACAAGATTGACCACGAAGGCTTTAAGTCAGCCATGAAAGAACAACAAGACCGTGCGCGTGCAGCTGTTGTTAAGGGTGGTTCAATGGGGATGCAAAATGAAACCCTAGCTGGTATTGTTGAAGAATCACGATTCGAATACGACACATATAGTCTTGAATCAAGTCTTTCAGTCATCATCGCTGATAATGAACGTACCGAAGCTGTTTCAGAAGGTCAAGCCCTTCTTGTCTTTGCTCAAACACCATTCTATGCTGAAATGGGTGGACAGGTTGCTGACACAGGTAGAATCAAAAATGATAAGGGTGACACAGTTGCTGAGGTTGTTGATGTTCAAAAAGCACCAAATGGTCAACCTCTACACACTGTAAACGTTTTAGCATCACTTTCAGTTGGAACAAACTACACACTTGAAATCAACAAAGAGCGTCGTTTGGCTGTTGAGAAAAACCACACAGCTACTCACTTGCTCCATGCAGCTCTTCACAATGTTATCGGTGAACACGCAACTCAGGCTGGTTCATTGAACGAAGAAGAATTCTTGCGCTTTGATTTTACTCACTTTGAAGCAGTAAGCAATGAGGAACTTCGTCACATTGAACAAGAAGTTAATGAGCAAATTTGGAACGCTCTTACAATCACAACGACTGAAACTGACGTTGAAACCGCAAAAGAGATGGGAGCAATGGCGCTTTTTGGTGAGAAATATGGTAAAGTGGTTCGTGTGGTTCAAATTGGTAATTATTCTGTTGAACTTTGTGGTGGAACTCACTTAAATAATTCTTCAGAAATCGGTCTCTTCAAGATTGTCAAAGAAGAAGGTATTGGTTCAGGCACTCGTCGTATTATTGCAGTTACTGGTAGACAAGCTTTTGAAGCTTATCGTAACCAAGAGGATGCCCTAAAAGAGATCGCTGCTACTGTAAAAGCTCCGCAATTGAAAGATGCAGCAGCTAAAGTACAAGCTCTTAGCGACTCGCTTCGTGATCTTCAAAAAGAAAATGCAGAACTTAAAGAAAAAGCAGCAGCTGCAGCAGCTGGTGATGTCTTTAAAGATGTTCAAGAAGCTAAGGGCGTGCGCTTCATTGCTAGTCAAGTTGATGTTGCAGATGCAGGGGCACTTCGTACATTTGCTGATAACTGGAAACAAAAAGACTACTCTGATGTGCTTGTTCTCGTAGCAGCTATTGGTGAGAAGGTTAATGTCCTTGTTGCAAGCAAAACCAAAGATGTCCACGCTGGTAACATGATCAAAGAATTGGCACCAATTGTAGCAGGTCGTGGTGGAGGTAAACCAGACATGGCTATGGCAGGTGGTAGCGATGCAAGTAAAATTGCAGAGCTGCTAGCAGCAGTTGCTGAAATAGTGTAA
- the prsA gene encoding peptidylprolyl isomerase PrsA, translated as MKNSNKLIASVVTLASVMALAACQSTNDNTKVISMKGDTISVSDFYNETKNTEVSQKAMLNLVISRVFEAQYGDKVSKKEVEKAYHKTAEQYGASFSAALAQSSLTPETFKRQIRSSKLVEYAVKEAAKKELTTQEYKKAYESYTPTMAVEMITLDNEETAKSVLEELKAEGADFTAIAKEKTTTPEKKVTYKFDSGATNVPTDVVKAASSLNEGGISDVISVLDPTSYQKKFYIVKVTKKAEKKSDWQEYKKRLKAIIIAEKSKDMNFQNKVIANALDKANVKIKDKAFANILAQYANLGQKTKAASESSTTSESSKAAEENPSESEQTQTSSAEEPTETEAQTQEPAAQ; from the coding sequence ATGAAAAACTCAAATAAACTCATTGCTAGTGTTGTGACATTGGCCTCAGTGATGGCTTTAGCAGCTTGTCAATCAACTAATGACAATACTAAGGTTATTTCGATGAAAGGTGATACAATTAGCGTTAGTGATTTTTACAATGAAACAAAAAACACAGAAGTATCGCAAAAAGCGATGCTAAATCTGGTAATTAGTCGTGTTTTTGAAGCTCAATATGGTGATAAGGTTTCAAAAAAAGAAGTTGAAAAGGCGTATCATAAAACAGCTGAACAGTATGGCGCTTCATTCTCTGCTGCTTTGGCACAATCAAGCTTGACACCTGAGACTTTTAAGCGTCAGATCCGCTCTTCAAAATTAGTAGAATATGCGGTTAAAGAAGCAGCTAAAAAAGAATTGACAACACAAGAATATAAGAAAGCATATGAATCTTATACTCCAACAATGGCAGTCGAAATGATTACTTTAGATAATGAAGAGACAGCTAAATCAGTCTTAGAGGAACTAAAAGCCGAAGGCGCAGACTTTACAGCTATTGCTAAAGAAAAAACAACAACACCTGAGAAAAAAGTGACCTATAAATTTGATTCAGGTGCGACAAATGTACCGACTGATGTCGTAAAAGCGGCTTCAAGTTTGAATGAGGGTGGCATATCAGACGTTATCTCGGTTTTAGATCCAACTTCTTATCAAAAGAAGTTTTACATTGTTAAGGTGACTAAAAAAGCAGAAAAAAAATCAGATTGGCAAGAATATAAGAAACGTTTGAAAGCTATCATTATAGCTGAAAAATCAAAAGATATGAATTTCCAAAACAAGGTTATTGCAAATGCATTGGATAAAGCTAATGTAAAAATTAAAGACAAAGCTTTTGCTAATATTTTGGCGCAATATGCAAATCTTGGTCAAAAAACTAAAGCTGCAAGTGAAAGTTCAACAACCAGCGAATCATCAAAAGCTGCAGAAGAGAACCCATCAGAATCAGAGCAAACACAGACATCATCAGCTGAAGAACCAACTGAGACTGAGGCTCAGACGCAAGAGCCAGCTGCACAATAA
- a CDS encoding O-methyltransferase, whose amino-acid sequence MVKSYSKTANHNMRRPVVKEELVHYMRTRQKQTTGFLAELEQFARQENIPIIQPEVVAYFRFLLQSLQPKHILEIGTAIGFSALLMAENAPDATIVTIDRNREMIDFAKANFAKYDSRQQIRLLEGDAADILSTLEGNFDFVFMDSAKSKYIVFLPEILRLLKVGGVVILDDVFQGGDITKPIEDIRRGQRTIYRGLQSLFDATLTHPNLTTSLVPLSDGLLMIRKNQADIVLPD is encoded by the coding sequence ATGGTTAAATCATACAGTAAAACAGCAAATCATAATATGCGTCGTCCTGTTGTCAAAGAAGAGCTTGTTCATTATATGCGAACACGGCAGAAGCAAACCACAGGTTTTTTAGCAGAGTTAGAGCAATTCGCAAGACAAGAAAACATTCCTATTATTCAGCCTGAGGTCGTGGCTTATTTCAGGTTTTTATTGCAAAGCTTACAGCCAAAACACATTTTGGAGATTGGCACAGCCATTGGTTTTTCTGCGCTTTTAATGGCTGAAAATGCACCAGATGCGACGATTGTGACTATTGATCGTAATCGAGAGATGATCGATTTTGCTAAAGCAAATTTTGCTAAGTACGACAGTCGCCAACAGATCCGCCTGTTAGAAGGAGATGCAGCAGATATATTATCTACACTTGAAGGAAATTTTGACTTTGTGTTTATGGATTCCGCCAAATCCAAATATATTGTCTTTCTACCAGAGATTTTAAGACTGCTAAAAGTCGGTGGTGTAGTCATTTTGGATGATGTCTTTCAAGGAGGTGACATTACAAAACCGATCGAAGATATTCGACGAGGTCAGCGTACTATTTATCGTGGCTTACAGTCTTTGTTTGATGCCACCTTAACTCATCCAAACCTAACAACTAGCCTGGTCCCTCTTAGTGATGGATTATTAATGATTCGTAAAAATCAAGCAGATATTGTATTACCAGATTAA
- a CDS encoding OFA family MFS transporter produces MEKTKRYIIATAGILLHLMLGSTYAWSVYRNPILQETGWDQAPVAFAFSLAIFCLGLSAAFMGNLVEQYGPRLTGTVSAILYASGNMLTGLAIDRKEIWLLYIGYGVIGGLGLGAGYITPISTIIKWFPDKRGMATGFAIMGFGFASLLTSPIAQWLIETEGLVATFYLLGLIYLIVMLFASQLIIKPTAAEIAILDKKRLQNNSYLIEGMTAKEALKTKSFYCLWVILFINITCGLGLISVVAPMAQDLTGMSPEMSAIVVGAMGIFNGFGRLVWASLSDYIGRRVTVILLFLVSIIMTISLIFAHSSLIFMISIATLMTCYGAGFSLIPPYLSDLFGAKELATLHGYILTAWAIAALTGPMLLSITVEWTHNYLLTLCVFIVLYILGLMVALRLKK; encoded by the coding sequence ATGGAAAAAACAAAACGTTATATCATTGCAACAGCAGGGATACTTCTCCACTTAATGTTGGGATCGACCTATGCTTGGAGTGTTTATCGTAATCCAATTTTACAAGAGACCGGTTGGGACCAAGCTCCTGTCGCTTTTGCCTTTTCTTTAGCTATTTTTTGTTTAGGTTTATCTGCTGCTTTTATGGGAAATTTAGTTGAACAATATGGTCCTCGTCTAACCGGAACGGTGTCAGCTATTCTTTATGCTTCTGGAAATATGCTGACTGGTTTAGCGATTGATCGTAAAGAAATTTGGCTTTTATATATTGGTTATGGTGTTATTGGTGGCTTAGGACTTGGAGCGGGATATATCACACCGATATCAACTATTATAAAATGGTTTCCAGATAAAAGAGGCATGGCAACAGGGTTTGCTATTATGGGGTTTGGTTTTGCGTCTTTATTAACAAGTCCGATTGCCCAGTGGCTAATTGAAACAGAAGGTTTGGTAGCAACATTTTACCTTTTAGGGCTGATTTATCTAATAGTTATGCTTTTTGCTTCTCAATTGATAATAAAACCAACTGCTGCTGAGATAGCTATACTAGATAAAAAAAGATTACAAAATAACAGTTATTTAATCGAAGGAATGACCGCTAAAGAAGCACTTAAAACAAAATCATTTTATTGTCTTTGGGTAATTTTATTTATCAATATCACATGTGGCTTAGGACTTATCTCAGTTGTTGCGCCAATGGCACAAGATCTAACTGGTATGAGTCCAGAAATGTCAGCAATTGTGGTTGGTGCTATGGGGATTTTTAACGGTTTCGGTCGTTTAGTGTGGGCTAGTTTGTCAGACTATATTGGACGCCGTGTGACAGTAATACTTTTATTTTTAGTAAGCATAATTATGACTATTAGTTTAATATTTGCACATAGTTCCCTAATTTTCATGATAAGCATTGCCACCCTTATGACTTGTTATGGTGCGGGTTTTTCTCTCATTCCGCCTTATTTAAGTGATCTTTTTGGGGCAAAGGAACTGGCTACATTACATGGGTATATATTGACAGCTTGGGCAATAGCTGCATTAACTGGACCTATGTTATTATCTATCACTGTTGAATGGACTCATAATTATCTTCTTACCTTATGTGTTTTTATTGTCTTATACATTTTAGGATTAATGGTAGCATTAAGGTTAAAGAAATGA
- the pepF gene encoding oligoendopeptidase F, with protein sequence MTDNRSHLEEKYTWDLSTIFATDKDWEAEVSDLATEVEASKGFAGHLLDSSANLLKVTKTYLELARRVEKVYVYAHMKNDQDTTVAKYQEYQAKASGLYAKFSEVFSFYDPEVMMLHQEDYQAFLTETPELKVYNHFFDKLFQAREHVLSQAEEELLAGAQEIFNGAEETFSILDNADIVFPVVKNDKGEDVELTHGNFISLMESKDRSVRQAAYEAMYSTYEQFQHTYAKTLQTNVKVQNYKARVHKYDSARQAAMAANFIPEAVYDTLLETVNKHLPLLHRYLKLRQEVLGLDDLKMYDVYTPLSETDLAIGYDEALEKAEKVLAVFGKDYADRVHRAFTERWIDVHVNKGKRSGAYSGGSYDTNAFILLNWQDTLDNLYTLVHETGHSLHSTFTRETQPYVYGDYSIFLAEIASTTNENIMTEALLNEVQDEKERFAILNHYLDGFRGTVFRQTQFAEFEHAIHQADQKGEVLTSEYLNQLYADLNEKYYGLSKKDNHFIQYEWARIPHFYYNYYVYQYATGFAAASYLADKIVHGTQDDIDHYLAYLKSGNSDYPLEVIAKAGVDMEKGDYLEAAFKVFDERLTELEVLVSKGIHKS encoded by the coding sequence ATGACTGATAATCGCAGCCATTTAGAAGAAAAATACACTTGGGATTTGAGCACTATTTTTGCAACAGATAAGGATTGGGAAGCTGAAGTCAGTGACTTAGCTACTGAAGTTGAGGCATCTAAAGGTTTTGCTGGTCATTTGCTGGATTCTAGTGCTAATTTGTTAAAGGTTACAAAAACATATTTAGAATTGGCTCGTCGTGTGGAGAAAGTCTATGTTTATGCTCACATGAAAAATGACCAAGACACTACTGTTGCCAAGTATCAAGAATACCAAGCTAAGGCTTCAGGCTTGTATGCAAAGTTTAGCGAAGTCTTTTCATTCTATGATCCAGAAGTGATGATGCTTCATCAAGAAGACTATCAGGCTTTTCTTACTGAAACCCCTGAGTTGAAAGTGTACAACCATTTCTTTGACAAATTATTCCAAGCCCGCGAACATGTTCTTAGTCAAGCAGAAGAGGAATTATTAGCAGGAGCTCAAGAAATTTTCAATGGTGCGGAAGAAACCTTTAGTATTCTTGATAACGCTGACATTGTCTTTCCAGTAGTTAAAAATGATAAGGGGGAAGATGTTGAATTAACCCATGGTAACTTCATTAGCCTAATGGAATCTAAGGACCGTAGCGTTCGCCAAGCTGCTTATGAAGCCATGTATAGTACTTATGAACAGTTCCAACATACTTACGCTAAAACCTTGCAAACCAATGTGAAAGTGCAAAACTATAAGGCGCGTGTTCATAAATACGATTCAGCACGTCAAGCTGCCATGGCTGCTAACTTTATTCCAGAAGCTGTTTACGACACTTTATTAGAAACGGTTAATAAACATTTGCCACTCTTACACCGTTATTTGAAATTGCGTCAAGAGGTTCTTGGTTTAGACGATTTGAAGATGTATGATGTTTACACACCATTATCTGAAACAGATCTAGCCATTGGTTATGATGAGGCTTTGGAAAAGGCTGAGAAGGTTTTGGCTGTTTTTGGTAAAGATTACGCAGATCGTGTGCATCGTGCTTTTACCGAACGTTGGATTGATGTTCATGTCAATAAAGGGAAGCGCTCTGGGGCTTATTCAGGTGGTTCCTATGATACCAATGCCTTTATTCTGTTGAATTGGCAAGATACACTTGATAATCTTTACACACTTGTCCACGAAACAGGCCACAGTTTGCATTCTACTTTCACTCGTGAAACACAGCCTTATGTGTATGGGGATTATAGTATCTTCTTGGCAGAAATTGCATCCACAACGAATGAAAATATTATGACAGAAGCTCTCTTAAATGAGGTTCAAGATGAGAAAGAACGCTTTGCCATTTTAAACCATTACCTCGATGGTTTCCGTGGAACAGTTTTCCGTCAAACCCAATTTGCTGAGTTTGAACATGCCATTCATCAAGCTGATCAAAAAGGAGAAGTGTTAACAAGTGAATACCTTAACCAGCTATACGCTGATTTAAATGAAAAATATTATGGTTTAAGTAAAAAAGATAATCATTTTATTCAGTATGAATGGGCACGTATTCCTCATTTCTATTACAATTATTATGTTTACCAATATGCAACAGGTTTTGCAGCTGCAAGCTATTTAGCAGATAAGATTGTGCATGGCACACAAGATGATATCGATCATTACTTGGCCTACCTCAAGTCAGGAAATTCTGATTACCCACTTGAAGTGATTGCTAAAGCAGGCGTTGATATGGAAAAAGGTGATTATTTGGAAGCCGCCTTTAAAGTCTTTGACGAACGTCTAACAGAACTTGAAGTACTCGTGTCCAAAGGCATACACAAAAGCTAA
- a CDS encoding competence protein CoiA, translating into MTKILTALDDKNQLISLVTQPISTKPPFRCPACKSPVRLRQGTIRRPHFAHVQLAHCQFQAENESEEHLTLKAKLYTSLVRTEAVCIEKYLPELQQIADLWVNDKLALEIQCSPLPVERLKKRTKAYQEKGYPVRWLLGRKLWLNTHLTALQKQFLYFSSSLGFHLWELDAAANLLRLKYLIHEDLFGKVSYLTKTISLDHNIMEMFRLPYQQEILYSYQKKMTVNLSKRIQRALLARHPKWLRRQEKAYLSGYNLLMLTTDAFYPQWRPVQSSSGFCQIKGNLRPYYESFKVYYKKEKDKKVQTLFSPKYYVKMDSNRK; encoded by the coding sequence GTGACAAAAATATTAACCGCTTTAGATGATAAGAATCAGCTCATTTCGCTAGTAACTCAGCCTATTTCAACGAAACCGCCTTTTCGTTGCCCAGCTTGCAAATCTCCTGTTCGCTTGCGTCAGGGGACAATTAGACGACCTCATTTTGCCCATGTACAACTAGCTCATTGTCAATTCCAAGCAGAAAATGAATCTGAGGAACATTTGACGTTGAAGGCAAAACTTTACACCAGTTTAGTCCGAACAGAAGCTGTCTGTATTGAAAAATATCTTCCTGAGCTGCAACAGATAGCAGACCTTTGGGTGAATGATAAGTTAGCCTTAGAAATTCAGTGCAGTCCCTTGCCAGTTGAGCGTCTAAAGAAACGCACCAAAGCCTATCAAGAAAAGGGGTATCCGGTACGATGGTTACTGGGAAGAAAATTGTGGCTTAACACTCACTTAACTGCTTTGCAAAAACAGTTTCTTTACTTTTCATCTAGTTTGGGCTTTCATTTGTGGGAGCTGGATGCAGCTGCAAATCTGCTACGTCTCAAATATTTAATCCATGAAGACTTATTTGGTAAGGTAAGTTACCTAACCAAAACCATTTCTTTAGACCACAATATTATGGAAATGTTTCGGTTACCCTATCAGCAAGAAATCCTTTATTCTTATCAGAAAAAAATGACTGTGAACCTATCTAAAAGAATACAAAGAGCTCTTTTAGCTAGACACCCGAAATGGCTACGACGACAAGAAAAGGCTTACTTATCAGGCTATAATTTACTTATGTTAACAACTGATGCTTTTTATCCTCAATGGAGACCAGTTCAATCTTCCAGCGGTTTTTGTCAAATTAAAGGAAATCTTCGCCCTTATTATGAAAGTTTTAAAGTCTATTATAAAAAAGAAAAGGATAAGAAGGTGCAAACGCTTTTTTCACCAAAATATTATGTTAAAATGGATAGTAATAGAAAATGA
- a CDS encoding pseudouridine synthase, with protein sequence MRLDKLLEGTKVGSRSQVKKLIKAQGVWVDHMPARNGRQNVDPGLQLIEVTGQRVTHPKHSYIILNKPSGVVSAKKDTNYLTVIDQLAEEDKSPDLYPVGRLDRDTEGLVLLTDNGPLGFRMLHPSHHVSKTYLVTVNGLLAEDASDFFAAGICFPTGEQCQPAQLTILKADTDQSQASLTISEGKFHQVKKMFLTYGLKVTSLKRTHFAGLELGHLASGEYRYLTASERQLIKTYLD encoded by the coding sequence ATGCGTTTAGATAAATTATTAGAAGGTACAAAAGTTGGCTCTAGAAGTCAAGTGAAGAAACTGATTAAGGCTCAAGGGGTTTGGGTTGATCACATGCCTGCCAGAAATGGTCGACAAAATGTTGATCCTGGCTTGCAACTGATTGAGGTGACTGGACAGCGAGTGACGCATCCTAAACATTCTTACATTATCCTCAACAAGCCATCAGGGGTGGTCTCAGCTAAGAAAGATACTAACTATTTAACCGTTATTGATCAGCTTGCTGAAGAAGATAAAAGTCCAGACTTGTATCCTGTTGGCAGATTGGATAGAGATACCGAAGGGTTGGTTTTACTCACTGATAATGGTCCCCTAGGGTTTCGGATGTTGCACCCTAGTCATCATGTTTCTAAAACGTATCTTGTAACCGTTAATGGCTTGTTAGCAGAAGATGCCTCAGATTTTTTTGCAGCTGGTATTTGTTTCCCAACAGGTGAACAATGCCAACCAGCTCAATTGACTATTCTTAAAGCCGATACAGACCAGTCACAGGCTAGTTTGACCATTTCAGAAGGAAAATTTCACCAAGTGAAAAAAATGTTTTTGACCTATGGTTTGAAAGTGACCTCTCTGAAACGGACGCACTTTGCAGGACTGGAACTCGGTCATTTAGCCAGCGGAGAATATCGTTATCTAACAGCGTCAGAAAGGCAACTCATTAAAACGTATCTGGACTGA
- the nagB gene encoding glucosamine-6-phosphate deaminase, whose amino-acid sequence MKIIRVQDQIEGGKIAFTLLKDSLAKGAKTLGLATGSSPISFYQEMVKSPLDFSDLTSINLDEYVGLSVESDQSYDYFMRQNLFNAKPFKKNYLPNGLATDVEAEAKRYNQIIAEHPIDFQVLGIGRNGHIGFNEPGTSFEEETHVVDLQESTIEANSRFFTSIEDVPKQAISMGIASIMKSEMIVLLAFGQEKADAIKGMVFGPITEHLPASILQKHDHVIVIVDEAAASQLD is encoded by the coding sequence ATGAAAATTATTCGGGTCCAAGATCAGATTGAAGGTGGGAAAATCGCTTTTACCTTATTGAAAGATAGCTTAGCTAAGGGAGCTAAGACGTTAGGATTAGCAACAGGAAGTTCACCAATTAGTTTTTACCAAGAAATGGTCAAAAGTCCTTTGGATTTTTCGGACTTAACAAGTATTAACTTGGATGAATATGTCGGTCTTTCAGTAGAGAGCGATCAGAGTTATGATTATTTTATGCGTCAAAACCTTTTTAATGCGAAGCCTTTTAAAAAGAATTACTTGCCCAATGGTTTAGCAACCGATGTCGAAGCAGAAGCTAAACGATATAACCAAATCATTGCAGAGCATCCGATTGATTTTCAAGTGCTTGGGATTGGGCGTAATGGGCACATTGGTTTTAACGAACCTGGGACCTCTTTTGAAGAAGAAACGCATGTGGTGGATCTTCAAGAATCAACCATTGAAGCCAATAGTCGTTTCTTTACAAGTATTGAGGATGTGCCAAAACAAGCTATCTCTATGGGAATTGCCTCCATCATGAAGTCCGAAATGATTGTTCTTCTTGCCTTTGGACAAGAAAAAGCTGATGCGATCAAGGGAATGGTTTTTGGACCAATCACAGAACACCTCCCAGCAAGTATTCTCCAAAAACATGATCATGTTATCGTCATTGTGGATGAAGCTGCTGCGTCACAATTAGACTAA